ATCGGCGTCACATTTTGAGGGGATTGGTTTGCGCCACCGTATCTTGCATTTACTTTCGTCTCAGGCATTACTCGATATTGAGCACCTAGAGTGTAGAACTTTGCAGGATTCAAAGTTCTATTTGAATACTGCAGCGATGCGTTTCTTTGGCCCGCTTGACCGCCAAAGTATGAGTCAAGGCCATGCTGTACCTTTACTTGATCTTGTCGATAACTGACGTCAAAATTTAAATCCTTATCTAAAAAGGATTTTTCTAGCTGTGTAGCTGTGTAAATAAACCCGTGGTGCTTTCCTCACGTTGGACGCCTTCGTAATAATTCATGCCCGTTGGATTATTCCAATGAAGATAATCCGCACCCAAAGTTACGCGATAAGTATCTTGTGCGAATACATGCTTTAGGTTCATGAAGTTATTTTCGTTGTTATTGCTATATGATGCCGCTGGAGCGGTTAATGTCTTTGGTGTGTTAAGGTTTTGATAACTCGTATTTCTTGAGATGCTTGCTAAGGTTGTATTGCTCTCATCCCAGGATTTTTTGTTGCATTAAGGATAAATAAATCATTATCTGAAGGGTTTGCATTCCAATTGCCCGGCGCTGTTGTTGAGGAAAAACTCTTGTTATAGTTTTGTATTTGCGAAGTGCCGCGGGCTACATACCCCATCACATCAATATTAAGTCCGTAAGCTTGCATACCTCCTTTAATAAGCCCTCCACCGGTTTGACTTCCAGCGTTATATGTCAGAGAGTTATAAACCGTTTCATTTGGTCCATCGGTGCTATTTTTAAAGGCCAATCCGGCAACGTAAGCTTTCATATCTTGATCGCTCATTGTTTTTCCGGCCCAAACGTCGGCTTGATAGGAGTTGTAAGTCCCTGCCGAGCCTCTAAGTTGAACTTCGTCTTTTCTGGGCTTTTTCGTTTCAACAACTACAAATCCGTCTACTGGCGCACCGCTTGCAGTTGCAGAACCCACCATCGGCCCCAGTGTTAATGAGCTTGAACCGCGGACAATTTTGATTTCTTGTATCGAAAATACTGGGAGTGCCGCCAAGATTCTTGAGGCCGTATCGGGCTGCAAATAGGCGCCATCAATAATCCAGCGGAAATTTGAATCTCCTCGAATCAACAAACCACCAAACCCACCTTTTCTACTACCAAGGGTACTCACAACGCCTGACGCCGTATTCATCACTTCGAAAATACTTGTAGCATGCAGCTCTTCAATTTGCTCCCTTGTAATCACCTCCACATGGGATTCGCTACTTGGCGCAGTAGTTCTAAAGGGATTTTTCGGGCTATTAGAGTCCAAATTGTCATTCCATCCCGATACAATTACTGGCGGTATTGATGGCTCTGCGGAATAAACGCTAGGCATAAGCGATAACACCCCCATTGCAACTACTATTTTTTTAATCTCATTTTTAACTCAACACAAATTCGCGGCAATATCGCCGCAACTACATAGCTATACGCTATGCCCTAAAAAGATTTAGGCTTTTGTAGGAGGTGCTGCTGAAGGGGGCGTTACCCAAACAGCGAGAGGCTTGGGTGATTGATAGAAAAGCTGCGGCAGCAAAGCAAGTGTTTGCGGCGCTTGGAATGTGAGGTTGGTATTGAATGCTGGCGTAATGGCTGTGTGAGCAATGCAATACGGGCATGGCTGCGCTTCTGCGAGATCTGCTTGATCTTCACCTTGAGTATTGATCTGTAACTTGGTGCCATCAGCTGCACAAATTTCCATGGCAAATCCTTGACCATGATGCTTCGCTAGCGATACCGCCTGAGAAACTGCTGGCGCAAGCGCACTCATTGCGATTGCTAGAGCAGCAATCCAGTGAATGAGGCGGTTTTTGCGGAAATTCATAACTTTCGAGATTCTAATCCAAAAAACCTCTTACACCTTGGAAGCGCTCCCAATCATCTGAGCCCTGTTAAAGACTGCTATTGGCCGAAAGCAGACCATCGGCGCCAAAAGAAAAGCCACCCCGAAGGATGGCTTTGGTAACGCTTTTGGTAACAAGGGCGTTGTATCTCTACAAACCCTTGTAATACCTATTGACATGGCGGAAGGGGCGGGATTCGAACCCGCGGTAGGCTATTAACTTACGCACGCTTTCCAGGCGTGTGACTTAAACCGCTCATCCACCCTTCCGTATAGTCGTTGATTATACGATTGCCGAAAGGGTTTGCCTCTAAAAGCCTATTTAGCTAGTTATAGAGACTCTTTGAGCTGGTCCAAGATGTGTGGGTTTTCCAAAGTTGAAGTGTCTTGAGTAACCTCTTCGCCTTTAGCGATCACACGCAATAAGCGGCGCATGATTTTGCCGGAACGGGTTTTAGGCAAGTTATCGCCAAAACGAACGTCTTTTGGTTTAGCGATTGGGCCAATTTCTTTACCAACCCAGTTACGCAGTTCAGTAGCAACCTTCTTCGCTTCTTCGCCAGTTGGACGGCCGCCTTTGAGAACCACGAATACGCAAATTGCCTCACCGGTTAACTCATCTGGACGACCAACTACTGCCGCCTCAGCAACCAATGGGTTAGCAACTAAGCAAGATTCGATTTCCATTGTTCCCATACGGTGACCGGAAACGTTCAACACGTCATCGATACGACCAGTAATGGTGAAGTAGCCAGTATCTTTGTTACGGATTGCGCCGTCACCTGCAAGATACAAAGTACCGCCCAACTCTTCTGGGAAATAAGACTTCACGAAACGATCAGCATCATTCCAGATCGTACGAATCATTGAAGGCCATGGGCGCTTAACAACCAAGATGCCGCCCTGGCCGTTTGGAACATCTACACCAGCTTCGTCAACAATCGCTGCCTGAATACCTGGCAATGGCAATGTGCATGAACCTGGAATCATTGGTGTTGCGCCTGGCAATGGGGAGATCATGTGACCGCCAGTTTCGGTTTGCCAGAAAGTATCTGCGATTGGGCAACGTGAGCCGCCAACGTTTTCGTAGTACCACATCCATGCTTCAGGATTGATTGGCTCGCCTACAGAACCCAAGAGACGCAATGAAGATAAGTCATAGCTCTTTGGATGTACTGCTTCGTCATTGCTTGATGCTTTGATCAATGAACGAATCGCTGTTGGTGCTGTATAGAAAATAGATGCCTTGTGTTTTTGGATCATCCCCCAGAAACGGCCAGCATTTGGATAAGTTGGAACGCCTTCAAACACAATCTCAGTAGCGCCTACTGCGAGTGGGCCATAAGTAATGTATGAGTGACCTGTTACCCAACCGATGTCAGCTGTACACCAGAACACATCGTTAGGCTTAATGTCAAAAGTCCACTTCATTGTGAGAATTGCCCACAAGAGGTAGCCGCCAGTTGAATGCTGTACGCCCTTTGGCTTACCAGTCGAACCAGATGTGTAAAGAATAAACAATGGGTGCTCTGCACTTACCCACTCTGGCTCACAAGTAGTTGCTTCATTAGCAACGATTTCTTGCATCCAAACATCGCGACCAGCCTGCATCGCAACGTCTGTGCCGGTGCGCTTGCTTACGATCACATGCTTGACCTTAGGGCACTCTCCAGTAGAATGCGCTTCATCGCAAATAGCCTTCAATGGCAGAGCTTTACCGCCACGGAACTGGCCATCAGCAGTAATCACTGCAACCGCGCCAACGTCCATAATGCGATCACGCAATGCTTGTGCAGAGAAGCCGCCAAACACAACAGAGTGAATTGCACCGATACGAGCACACGCTTGCATCGCAACAATGCCCTCAATAGTCATTGCCATGTAAATGATGACGCTGTCACCAGACTTAACACCCATCTTGCGAAGTGCATTTGCCATTTTGCAAACGCGCTCGAGCATTTCTTTGTAAGTGACTTTAGTAACCGTGCCGTCATCTGCTTCAAAAATGATGACAGTCTTGTCGCCAAGGCCTGCTTCAACTTGACGATCTAAACAGTTATAAGAAGCATTTGTTGTGCCATCTTCAAACCATTTGTAAAAAGGCGCTTTGGACTCATCCAACACCTTGGTGAATGGCTTTTTCCAATAGATATTTTCTTTAGCGAGACGATCCCAAAAGCCGTCATAATCTTTCTCAGCTTCAGCGCAAAGCTTGTTATAAGCCTCCATGCCTGGAATAGCCGCGCCCTTAACAAAATCCTCTGGTGGGTGAAATACGCGGTTTTCTTGTTTTAATGGTTCCATGCTTCTAGGCCCTCTATCTAATAATCAATAAACTAATTAAATCTACAAATGCGCGAAAATATCGCAAAATGAAGGGTGTACACCCTCAAGACCTTAGAAGATAAGTGAAAACACCCGGGATTTGCTCTATGGCAAACCCTTAAAATAGGGCAAACCTTACTAATAATGTGGAAATAAGCCAAAAACCATGACAAATATCAAACAAAACGACCTCATTCAAAGCGTTGCGGATGCATTCCAGTTCATTTCCTACTACCACCCAAAGGACTTCATTACCGCCATGGGCAAGGCTTATGAGCTCGAACAAGGTGAAGCTGCCAAGGATGCGATCGCTCAAATTCTGACCAATAGCCGCATGTGCGCCGAAGGTCACCGCCCAATGTGTCAGGACACTGGTATTGCAGTGGTTTTCCTCAAAGTCGGTATGAACGTTCAGTGGTCTGATGCCACGATGAGCGTTACCGAGATGGTGAATGAGGGTGTGCGTCGCGCTTACCTCAACCCAGACAATATGCTGCGCGCTTCAGTATTGTCTGATCCTGCAGGCAAACGCAAAAACACAGGCGATAACACCCCTGCTGTCGTCCATTATGAAATCGTTCCTGGTGATGATGTTGAAGTCATTTGCGCTGCCAAAGGCGGCGGTTCAGAGAACAAGGCCAAGATGGTCATGCTCAACCCTTCCGACTCTATTGTGGATTGGGTTCTGAAAACTGTTCCAACCATGGGCGCTGGCTGGTGCCCTCCCGGCATCCTTGGCATTGGTATTGGCGGCACACCAGAAAAAGCCATGCTGATGGCTAAAGAATCTTTAATGGGTCCGGTCGACATTCAAGAGCTGATCGCTCGTGGCGCGAAGACTCGTGCTGAAGAGTTGCGCTTAGAGCTCTATGAGAAAGTAAACAAGCTGGGCATTGGTGCACAAGGCCTCGGTGGTTTAGCTACTGTTCTCGATATCAAGATCATGGAATACCCAACACATGCTGCTTCATTGCCAGTGGCGATGATTCCGAACTGTGCTGCCACCCGTCACGTGCACTTCCACTTACACGGCGATGGTCCTGCAAAATTAGAGAAGCCTTCCCTCTCTGATTGGCCAGATGCCACATGGACACCAGATACCAAGAAATCCAAACGCGTTAATTTAGATACCCTGACAGCAGCAGAAGTAGCCAGCTGGAAACCAGGTGAAACCTTATTGTTGAACGGCAAGATTTTGACTGGCCGTGATGCGGCACATAAGCGTATTCAAGACATGCTCGCCAAAGGCGAAGAATTGCCAGTGAGCTTTAAAGATCGTGTGATCTATTACGTTGGTCCAGTAGATCCAGCTCGTGAAGAAGCGGTTGGTCCTGCGGGCCCCACTACTGCAACACGCATGGATAAGTTCACCGAGATGATGCTTGCGAAGACCGGCTTGATCTCCATGATCGGCAAAGCAGAACGTGGTCCAGTTGCGATTGAAGCAATCAAGAAACATAAGTCTGCCTATTTGATGGCTGTTGGTGGCGCCGCTTACTTAGTGTCTAAGGCAATCCAGACCTCTAAAGTAGTTGGCTTTGCTGATTTAGGCATGGAAGCGATTTATGAATTCGATGTCAAAGACATGCCGGTAACAGTTGCCGTGAACTCAGAAGGTATCTCGATGCATGAGACTGGTCCTAAAGAGTGGCAAGCCAAAATTGCTGGTATTCCAGTAAAGATTGCTTAAGAACTTACTGGCCCGACATTGGCTCTCATAGGAGTATTTGACTCTGGCGTAGGAGGCTTATCCATTTTGGATGAGTCTTTACGCCAGCTTCCGCAGCATGATTACATCTATCTAGCGGATTCTGCCAACGCACCCTATGGCGAGAGATCGAGTGATTGGATTGCGCAGCGCAGTCTTGCTTTATGCCAATACTTAGCGAGTCAGGGTTGTGAAGCCATCGTAGTCGCCTGCAATACGGCGACTACTGAAGCGATCAAACAGATTCGTGCTGATCTTTCTATTCCAGTCATCGGCGTAGAGCCGGGCATTAAACCTGCTTCCATGAAAACTCAAAATGGCATTGTGGGTGTCTTAGCCACTGAAGCTACTTTAAAGAGCGACAAGTTCAATGCGCTGTTGGCAACGCTGCCCGGCAATTGCCAGTTCATCAAGCAATCGGGTGCCGGCCTTGTTCCCTTGATTGAAGCAGGCAAGGCCGACAGTGAAGAAACATTAGAGTTATTGGCAAAACATTTAGAGCCGATTCAAGATGCGGGTTCAGATACTTTGGTGCTAGGCTGCACCCACTACCCCTTCTTGCGAAAATCCATTCGCAAATTATTGGGCGACTCCATTAGACTGATTGATACCAGTGATGCGGTAGTAAGGCAACTCAAAAGACAGCTGGAATCAATCAATCAGTCGGTTGATGCAAACGACAAGGGCTCGGTTACATTTGTCAGCAGCAAAGACGGCGCCGCACTTTTAAATATGGCACAAGATCTTTTAACTACCGATTTAAATCTGCATACACTAGATACAAGAGCATTGGGCGCTGTATTAGGTGACGTGTAATGAGCGCTTTTTTAGACAAGATCTCTTCTCACCTGCCGTTTAATAAAACGGAACGCATCATCATTGGTATTGTTATCTTGCTGCATGCTTTACCCGCGCTAGATCTTTTGCATTGGAGCGCTCCGCCACCCAAACTAGACGATACGCGCGTCATGGCCAATTTAGTGAGCCCGGATACCGCAGGTCAAAAAGCGGCTGCTCCAGCTCCTGTTCCTCCCCCAAAGCCGAAGCAAGAGCCTAAGAAAAAGCCACCCGAGAAGACTACTGAAAAGCCTTCGCCTACCCAAGCTCAATCAAACCCAACCCCACAAAGTCAGCAGCAAAAAAGTGAGTCTCAGACTCAAAATGCATCTGTAGCGCCAGCAACCAGCGGCGGGGCTAGTGGCACACCCATTCAGACGGACATTGGTAAACTGGTTGTCGTATATCAGCCCGATGCGGATGCTTACTACCCTTCGTTCTCCAAGAAATCTGGCGAGCAAGGAACCGCTATTGTGCGTTTGATTATTTCTGAGACAGGTGAAGTAGAAGATGTTGCCTTATTGCAATCAAGCACCCTCCCCAGACTCGATCGCGCAGCCTCTGATATTGGCAAGCGTTACCGCTTTAAACCTTTTTTGGTGAATGGCTCACCTCAACGAATTTCCACCAATCTCTTAATTAAATTTAATCTTAAGAATTAATCATTATGAATACACCATTTGGCATTGCAAATCTTTGGCTCGAAGGAGATGCAATTACTCGCTTTGTAGCATTGGTACTTTTAACAAGTTCGATCGTAACTTGGGTGATTTTGCTAACCCGCCTATGGGATCTGCGTAATCTACGAAAACTCAAGCCTGAACTCGAAAAGTTTTGGCACGCCACTTCTTTTGAGCAGGGCATTCAATCCTTCTCTAATCATGCCAACAATCCTTTCTATCAAATTGCGAGATCAGCGACCAAGGCTTCAGCGCACCACCAAAGCCAATCAAGCAATCACCGCGAGCTGTTGCAAACCTTAAATTACTCTGAGTGGATGGCCAGAAGCGTTAAGAACAGTATTGATGGCATTGCAGCAGGACTTCAAAAAGGCCTCACCTTTCTCTGGGATCCACCGGTGCGATCGCTCCTTTCATTGGCCTATTTGGTACCGTGTGGGGTATCTACCATGCCTTAATTTCCATTAGCAGCTCAGGCAGCGCTCAGATTGATCAAGTTGCCGGCCCAATTGGCGAGGCACTCATCATGACAGCCCTTGGTTTGGCAGTGGCAATTCCAGCGGTTTTGGGTTTTAACGCGCTAAACCGTGCAAACAAATTATTTGTCGCCGATCTCAATCGCTTTGGTAATGATTTGTTAGCGTATTTTGTGACTGGCGCACGCGTTAACTCCGGGGAATAAGAATGTCTTTTCACATTCAAGACGACCAAGGCGATGATGGCATCATGGCCGAGATCAACATGACTCCTATGGTGGACATCATGTTGGTGCTATTGATTATCTTCATCATCACCCTGCCCGTGATTCAACAAGCAGTCAAAGTGGAATTGCCTAAGGCTAATAACGTACGCAATGAAGTTAAGCCAGAGTCCGTGCAACTATCGATTGATGCGAACGGTCAAATCTTTTAGAATAGCACCGCGATTGATCTCAAAACGTTTGATGGCTATGCTGAGAAAGCTGCACAAAAGGATCCGCAGCCTGAGATTAACTTGCGTGCAGATAAATCTGTTAAATACGAATATGTTGCTCAAGTGCTCGCAGCCTCACGCAGAGCGGGCCTAACTAAACTGGGATTTGTAACTGAGTCTAATTAGACTGATTTGGTGTTTTATTTAGTCTTTTATTTAGTTCTATAGGGCACCTTGGAAGGGAAACAAGTCTCTTCGCTGGTGTGAGTACCGTTGCCGATGGTCGCACCCAGAATACCGCCCTGTATTTTCTCGACCTTCTTGAATTTACCGCTGGCGGGATCAAGCGTAATGTTGGTCACTACAGTTCCAGCCGGATATGAAACGCCCATAATTTCTTCTGGTTCAAACTTAGCTTCTATCAATATAAAAATGTTGGGGCGCGCAAGCGTGACACTTTTAACAGTTTGCGTTCCAAAAGCATCCGCCTGATCCAAGTCGCGATCATCTAAAAATACCTTTGCTTTTTGAGTGCCAGAAGCAAGTGTAATTTTCATCTCGTAATCTTCGGTATAGCCTTTTTCTGAACGCTTGCAGTTGAATTCAAGAACATCTACGGCCCATGCGGAAACGGATGACAGAACCAAGCATGAACAAATGAAATGGCGAATGAAATTCGTAAGATAGAGAATAAGGTAAACCAGGGTGTGGACGCACTAAACAAATAAATACGTCTTACCCGATATATCGATGGTGCCCGAGGCCGGAATCGAACCGGCACGACTTTTTTGAGTCGGCAGATTTTAAATCTGCTGTGTCTACCGATTTCACCACTCGGGCTCGCACTAGCAGAAAACTGCAGCGCTAAATAAATCAAGACAAGCGAAATTTTAGCATGCAAGGCCAAATGGGCACGGGAAACCCCCATCTTGCGGCCCGAGGCATATCTTGCCAAAACTACTAAAATATTCAGATGAAATCGACTGGCAATCCGGCTGGACTCCGCAAATTCTTGCGCCCCCTTATTTGGGTGCTGGGAATGGGCATAGCCGCCCTCCTAACAGTTGCCATCGTCTATCTTTCTGCCGCAAAATCCAACCCTTCAGGAAAGCGCATCATTAAGGGGGTTGGTGATTCAGTTGTCATTACCTTTGATGAATCCGATATTCCCCACATTAAAGCCAATAGCCAAGCAGATGCGCTATTTGCTCTTGGATACCTTCATGCCTCAGAGCGTTCCTGGCAATTAGAAATGAATCGCCGTATTGCAAGCGGCCGACTCTCTGAAATCCTAGGTCAAGAAACTGTCAGTATTGATCGCTTCATTCGCAC
Above is a window of Polynucleobacter necessarius DNA encoding:
- a CDS encoding TonB-dependent receptor, which codes for MEVITREQIEELHATSIFEVMNTASGVVSTLGSRKGGFGGLLIRGDSNFRWIIDGAYLQPDTASRILAALPVFSIQEIKIVRGSSSLTLGPMVGSATASGAPVDGFVVVETKKPRKDEVQLRGSAGTYNSYQADVWAGKTMSDQDMKAYVAGLAFKNSTDGPNETVYNSLTYNAGSQTGGGLIKGGMQAYGLNIDVMGYVARGTSQIQNYNKSFSSTTAPGNWNANPSDNDLFILNATKNPGMRAIQP
- a CDS encoding DUF2946 domain-containing protein, yielding MNFRKNRLIHWIAALAIAMSALAPAVSQAVSLAKHHGQGFAMEICAADGTKLQINTQGEDQADLAEAQPCPYCIAHTAITPAFNTNLTFQAPQTLALLPQLFYQSPKPLAVWVTPPSAAPPTKA
- the acs gene encoding acetate--CoA ligase; the protein is MEPLKQENRVFHPPEDFVKGAAIPGMEAYNKLCAEAEKDYDGFWDRLAKENIYWKKPFTKVLDESKAPFYKWFEDGTTNASYNCLDRQVEAGLGDKTVIIFEADDGTVTKVTYKEMLERVCKMANALRKMGVKSGDSVIIYMAMTIEGIVAMQACARIGAIHSVVFGGFSAQALRDRIMDVGAVAVITADGQFRGGKALPLKAICDEAHSTGECPKVKHVIVSKRTGTDVAMQAGRDVWMQEIVANEATTCEPEWVSAEHPLFILYTSGSTGKPKGVQHSTGGYLLWAILTMKWTFDIKPNDVFWCTADIGWVTGHSYITYGPLAVGATEIVFEGVPTYPNAGRFWGMIQKHKASIFYTAPTAIRSLIKASSNDEAVHPKSYDLSSLRLLGSVGEPINPEAWMWYYENVGGSRCPIADTFWQTETGGHMISPLPGATPMIPGSCTLPLPGIQAAIVDEAGVDVPNGQGGILVVKRPWPSMIRTIWNDADRFVKSYFPEELGGTLYLAGDGAIRNKDTGYFTITGRIDDVLNVSGHRMGTMEIESCLVANPLVAEAAVVGRPDELTGEAICVFVVLKGGRPTGEEAKKVATELRNWVGKEIGPIAKPKDVRFGDNLPKTRSGKIMRRLLRVIAKGEEVTQDTSTLENPHILDQLKESL
- a CDS encoding fumarate hydratase, which gives rise to MTNIKQNDLIQSVADAFQFISYYHPKDFITAMGKAYELEQGEAAKDAIAQILTNSRMCAEGHRPMCQDTGIAVVFLKVGMNVQWSDATMSVTEMVNEGVRRAYLNPDNMLRASVLSDPAGKRKNTGDNTPAVVHYEIVPGDDVEVICAAKGGGSENKAKMVMLNPSDSIVDWVLKTVPTMGAGWCPPGILGIGIGGTPEKAMLMAKESLMGPVDIQELIARGAKTRAEELRLELYEKVNKLGIGAQGLGGLATVLDIKIMEYPTHAASLPVAMIPNCAATRHVHFHLHGDGPAKLEKPSLSDWPDATWTPDTKKSKRVNLDTLTAAEVASWKPGETLLLNGKILTGRDAAHKRIQDMLAKGEELPVSFKDRVIYYVGPVDPAREEAVGPAGPTTATRMDKFTEMMLAKTGLISMIGKAERGPVAIEAIKKHKSAYLMAVGGAAYLVSKAIQTSKVVGFADLGMEAIYEFDVKDMPVTVAVNSEGISMHETGPKEWQAKIAGIPVKIA
- the murI gene encoding glutamate racemase, whose translation is MALIGVFDSGVGGLSILDESLRQLPQHDYIYLADSANAPYGERSSDWIAQRSLALCQYLASQGCEAIVVACNTATTEAIKQIRADLSIPVIGVEPGIKPASMKTQNGIVGVLATEATLKSDKFNALLATLPGNCQFIKQSGAGLVPLIEAGKADSEETLELLAKHLEPIQDAGSDTLVLGCTHYPFLRKSIRKLLGDSIRLIDTSDAVVRQLKRQLESINQSVDANDKGSVTFVSSKDGAALLNMAQDLLTTDLNLHTLDTRALGAVLGDV
- a CDS encoding energy transducer TonB, which codes for MSAFLDKISSHLPFNKTERIIIGIVILLHALPALDLLHWSAPPPKLDDTRVMANLVSPDTAGQKAAAPAPVPPPKPKQEPKKKPPEKTTEKPSPTQAQSNPTPQSQQQKSESQTQNASVAPATSGGASGTPIQTDIGKLVVVYQPDADAYYPSFSKKSGEQGTAIVRLIISETGEVEDVALLQSSTLPRLDRAASDIGKRYRFKPFLVNGSPQRISTNLLIKFNLKN
- a CDS encoding penicillin acylase family protein; the protein is MKSTGNPAGLRKFLRPLIWVLGMGIAALLTVAIVYLSAAKSNPSGKRIIKGVGDSVVITFDESDIPHIKANSQADALFALGYLHASERSWQLEMNRRIASGRLSEILGQETVSIDRFIRTLGIKRAAEHQFDRYPVSAKRLLQAYADGVNAGNAQLGWALPIEYFLTGSKPGHWSPTDSVAWMLMMAYDLGGNWNKELQRLELSQFLTIQMAWAPITGP